In Theileria equi strain WA chromosome 3, complete sequence, the genomic window TCTACCGATTCAAGCATGCTAGGAAAACTCAAGACTAGCTACCAACCATGGTTTTAAAATCTGTAATGTACATGTACTTTAAAGTTATATGATCGTTTTTATATCTCTGTTGCTTATAATATTTATCGTGGATGACCCATAAGACACTAGTCTATACGGTAAATAAGATGGTAATAATTCAACGAGTGTGAAGTTTACTACTGACTTTCGTTGAAAAACTTGCTGAGCTGCAGCAGATTgtttttttccatttttggaaattccTCCATGCAAATCACTATAAACACACATATCATAACCCATAGAATATTCCAATGGGTGTTCTAATTGGTCAAATTCAAAGAACCTACCACAAGGACCACCGCAATGTGCACAAGAGATATCGGAGCAAAACATTTCTCCATTAATACAACAAGTGACATCTGTTGTACAGAATGAACTACTATCCTTGAATTTAGGAAATTTAGTTGTGTTTGAACTTCCAAATATTGCAATTTTGTGCGCTAGATTCTTTTTAAATAGAATCCTTATTGAAATTAATGTTGGAGCGGTTACCACTATATTCACAATGTCAGTAGTTTTTAGCGTATATTTGTGATAATTTGACAGTAGATCAGAATTTATCACATCAATAGATAATTCGGTCAAAGCAGGATATGGAATCTTGAAAATGGATGACGGTTGTTCAGAGTGAATTACAATTCTAAAATTCCCACAACTACCTTGTTTAAAGGTAGATGGTATAATTGTGTATTTCCCAGCTCCTAAATAGGAGCTTATTGCACATGCATGTATTTTGTAGTCATTTGAGCTCATTActtgttttgttttaaGTGCACGTACAGTGGCAGCTCTTCCTTTGAAAATTCGCAAATTAACGGAGAAGGGAGATTCAGATTCTAATATTATTATTACGTTTGTATCCATTTCAAATTCTAACCTAAAATGAGGATTATTGAAAAATTGAACTATGTCATTTGGGTTACCTCCGGAGCTATTTTCATTCCACTTTCCCTCACAAGTGTTCATTATCCAATTATTTCCTATAGCTGATGGAGCTTCTTTTAGCTTGATTTTCCCCGTGCTATACGCTTTCAATGTAtaaaaggaagatttttccatctttttCATGTAATATGATAGCAGAATTGTAAGAATAGGTTCAGGttcttgacattttatGCAAGTATCTGCTGCAAGTATTAATGAAGCCAATGTAGATGGATCATTTCTTTTATTAGGATTATCAGCACGGATTTGTATATCCGTATAATTATTGTTTGTAAATGGAGATTTAGCTGCAAATTCTTTTATAAGAGTGAATTTTAGTAAGATACATTCTCCATTGCTATAGACTCCTTGTACATGAGGCATACTGGGACATATTACAGGTGTATCCTGTTTGAATGCATGCATGGTTAAATATTTAAAACTGGATTTCGTAGAATTTCTGTGTTGTAATAGCAATAGATACACAGTCACTGCATTATATTCATCAAATGAAACCTGAAGCTGAATTTGTGGATTGAATACTGACAAATAAATGTCCTCAGGCACTATTGAATTCATAAATAGTTCACTTCTCTCCCATTTTAAGTGTAATGTAGTGTTAAAACTAAATAGTTTGGGATTCCaacaaatataaagatGCGAAAACCAATCTAAAACATCTTCCCATGATATCCAGAATGTGCCATCATCATGCGTATCTGGATAGTAATTTAACCCTTTGCACACATTTTTGTTCCAGGAATTCTTATCTGTAGGAGAATATTTTTTTTTCCACCTAATTTTTCCCCAAGGGTTCTTAAGAAACAAAAGACGGGCCACATCACCTTTACCCAGATTTACTTCTGCAACTTTCAAAACACTATAGGCATGGCAGCTGACTATTCCAGATGAACTAGATATACCTTCAGTAAACCCCAATCCGGATGGTACAGCATCCCAAATCTCTGACGTTCCCAAACATACCACACAAGCCCCCGTATTAAATCCAGAGTATAAGTTATCCcatatccttttccatcttaATGTATCCGAGGGAGGATTAATGTCTATGGAATAATTAATAAATCTGGAAGTTGATTCCGTAGATTTTTTGCTATTTAAATAAGAAGGGAGTTGGATAATTTCCGGAATCCATTCAGTGAGGCGATATATGTCGATTCCTGGATTAGTAGCCTGAATGGTATAGCTTCGACCTAGAAGCTGAACAAAGGCCTTTTCAAGCAATGTTACCCAAAGTTCTCTACTGTCTTTTGAATGTGCACAGAGTAATTTCCCATCTTCTCTTATTGGAACATAATCATCAACAAAAATACATCTGGGAGATCCATTAAAAAATAATTTACATCCAATAGATATATCAAATGACTCTAAGCAGAGGGAATTTGATAATTGATGCTCTTCAAGTGCAGATGCTATCTTTTTTGTATCCAATAGACTTATAGCTGAAGTCAAGAGCTTTACTTTGTGAAGCCTTTCGTATTCCGATAAGCTAGATAATGAAGCCAAAAGAGAACAATCACCTACATATCCTTGGACTATTCTTGTACTACAAGGgacatttttgaaaattgCTACACCTTCTACACTAGATAAATAGCGGATCCATCCTTTGAATTTCGAGTTTTGTTTTGTATTTAATTCTAGACAACCAGAGGGATCAACCCATAGACTTGACATTCCAGATTTTGATTCGCAGGTTTGCTCATTATCAGAATCCAACCTTGTATCTTCTATTTCTGTTTTTGTACCACTTCTACTaccaaatattttacatttccAGTCTATATCATAGTTGTTTTTGTCATTAGAATATTCATGTACTAAATTCCATGGAGGATAACATGAAGAGTCAATGTAAGAATCATTTAGTATTAATGGATCTATAAGTTTATCACTCCCTATGTGCtcctcattttcattaCGATTAGCATATTTAACACTCATATAGGCATAATCTAGATCCTTAACCGGGGGTTTGATATAATGAATGGTCTCTAAAAtctcatcctttggagcAGTTTTAGTGTCATTGTTCCGTATCTTTTTTTTAGTAAAGGATAGAAACGGAAAATTTCCAGATATTCTCACCATTCAATGCATTATTATTAATAATGGTATCTAAAGTATGTATTCATTATTCTTGGCTAAAATCCTTTCCTCTCCTTAAAAATTGCAATTATGTAATTTAAGTTCATTAAATTGTTATGAACTTTAGCGTATGTCCATGAAAATTAAAAAAACGCTCAAATACCAACTATTCGTTAAATGTGTACAAAATAAACCAATAGGCCTTATTTTACAAATAGACATCAGCTAAATTATCAATTTTAGTTTGATGCTAATACATTAATTGGTGTAGATATGAAATGTGATGTTCATGTGTTATGTGGATATTGGTGTTCTTATGGGAGGATGGTCATTCATTATACAAAGATGCAATCGGCTAACATAATAAAAGATTGTATTCCTGAGGTTAATCTTATCAAGACTGATCCAGGAATTATAAAAATTAATAAAGAACGAATTTCAGTCCATAGTCATATCAAGGGTCTCGGCGtacattcttccatatttaaTATAGATACTTCGGTGGTTAATTTACCAGAAAAGGCTGGAACAAAACTCTTGAAAGATTATGAAAATTGTTTTGATTCAGGATGTGGACTTATTGGACAATTTAAGGCCAGAGAAGCTGCTCTCTTGGCTGTAGACATGATTAAATCAAAGAAAATGGCAGGTGAGTATATCAACATTTCACTTTGGTGTTTTACActttattttttacatTGTATTATCTGTTAGCAGTGGAAGTGTCATGTATTGTAATCTCATATATAAGCCGTCTATTTTGTTTCACATTTGATTGCACATTTGCCTTCATGTCGATTTTATTgttttatataaaaatcTTTACTTGTTTCTTGAGACATTTCCTCCTAGGAAAAGCCCTCCTTCTTGCTGGTCCAAGTGGAAGTGGTAAGACAGCACTTGCTATGGCAATAGCTAGAGAATTGAGTGCAAGTATCCCGTTTACAATATTATCAAGTACAGAGGTGTTTAGCAGTGAAGTGAAGAAAACTGAAATACTCAACGAAGCCTTTCGTAAATCCATTCACATTCTActaaaagatgaaaaacAGATATATGAAGGTGAAGTTACAGAATTGGTTGCCGAAGAGACCGAAAATCCAAGTGGAGGTTTTGGTACGtttacatttatataaacTATTATTTTTCTTTTTACAACATTTTTTAGCAAAGTGTGTTAGTGCCGTTGTTGTTACTTTGAAGACGGTAAAGGGCTCAAAAACTTTGAGATTGGCCCCTCAAATTCACGACCAATTTGTTAAGGAAAAGATTACTGTTGGGGATGTTATCTATATTGAGTCGATTTCAGGTAAGTTTATGGACATTTTAGCTAAACCTTGACAGTTAACACCTTACGCATTTATACCTTTAACATGTTTGTTAGGCCAAGTGAGAAGATGTGGTAGATGTGATGCTTATGCAACAGAATTTGATCTGGAAATTGAGGAATATGTTCCGTTACCGAGAGGTGATGTCTACAAGAAAAAAGCCCTTGTACAACAAGTCTCTCTTAACGATCTGGACATTGCAAATTCACAACCAACGGtatgtaaatattttttgCGTAATCTGAATTTATCACATACAAAGATCTCTACTATTAACATgattttattaaaatatagGGAGGCAACGATATTTTGTCCATGATGAACCAGTATTTGAGACCTAAAAAAACTGAAATTACTGAAAAGTTACGTTTAGAAGTTAATAAGGCTGTGAATAAATACATTGAAATGGGAATAGCAGAAGTTATACCAGGGGTTGTATATATCGACGAAGTTCACATGTTTGATATTGAGTGTTTCACATATTTAACAAAGGCCA contains:
- a CDS encoding hypothetical protein (encoded by transcript BEWA_009390A), which translates into the protein MSVKYANRNENEEHIGSDKLIDPLILNDSYIDSSCYPPWNLVHEYSNDKNNYDIDWKCKIFGSRSGTKTEIEDTRLDSDNEQTCESKSGMSSLWVDPSGCLELNTKQNSKFKGWIRYLSSVEGVAIFKNVPCSTRIVQGYVGDCSLLASLSSLSEYERLHKVKLLTSAISLLDTKKIASALEEHQLSNSLCLESFDISIGCKLFFNGSPRCIFVDDYVPIREDGKLLCAHSKDSRELWVTLLEKAFVQLLGRSYTIQATNPGIDIYRLTEWIPEIIQLPSYLNSKKSTESTSRFINYSIDINPPSDTLRWKRIWDNLYSGFNTGACVVCLGTSEIWDAVPSGLGFTEGISSSSGIVSCHAYSVLKVAEVNLGKGDVARLLFLKNPWGKIRWKKKYSPTDKNSWNKNVCKGLNYYPDTHDDGTFWISWEDVLDWFSHLYICWNPKLFSFNTTLHLKWERSELFMNSIVPEDIYLSVFNPQIQLQVSFDEYNAVTVYLLLLQHRNSTKSSFKYLTMHAFKQDTPVICPSMPHVQGVYSNGECILLKFTLIKEFAAKSPFTNNNYTDIQIRADNPNKRNDPSTLASLILAADTCIKCQEPEPILTILLSYYMKKMEKSSFYTLKAYSTGKIKLKEAPSAIGNNWIMNTCEGKWNENSSGGNPNDIVQFFNNPHFRLEFEMDTNVIIILESESPFSVNLRIFKGRAATVRALKTKQVMSSNDYKIHACAISSYLGAGKYTIIPSTFKQGSCGNFRIVIHSEQPSSIFKIPYPALTELSIDVINSDLLSNYHKYTLKTTDIVNIVVTAPTLISIRILFKKNLAHKIAIFGSSNTTKFPKFKDSSSFCTTDVTCCINGEMFCSDISCAHCGGPCGRFFEFDQLEHPLEYSMGYDMCVYSDLHGGISKNGKKQSAAAQQVFQRKSVVNFTLVELLPSYLPYRLVSYGSSTINIISNRDIKTII
- a CDS encoding DNA helicase RuvB, putative (encoded by transcript BEWA_009400A), translating into MQSANIIKDCIPEVNLIKTDPGIIKINKERISVHSHIKGLGVHSSIFNIDTSVVNLPEKAGTKLLKDYENCFDSGCGLIGQFKAREAALLAVDMIKSKKMAGKALLLAGPSGSGKTALAMAIARELSASIPFTILSSTEVFSSEVKKTEILNEAFRKSIHILLKDEKQIYEGEVTELVAEETENPSGGFAKCVSAVVVTLKTVKGSKTLRLAPQIHDQFVKEKITVGDVIYIESISGQVRRCGRCDAYATEFDLEIEEYVPLPRGDVYKKKALVQQVSLNDLDIANSQPTGGNDILSMMNQYLRPKKTEITEKLRLEVNKAVNKYIEMGIAEVIPGVVYIDEVHMFDIECFTYLTKAIESPLAPIVILSTNRGISTVRGTDTIEPHGMPTDLLDRLLIIKTVPYTLHEVIQILRLRGNIESVPVGEDALKKLGEIGINASLRYCMGLIAPANILRKVEDKPMIESKHIEEADSLFMDAKTSAHRVAQQSNMFIS